A window of Candidatus Bathyarchaeia archaeon genomic DNA:
ATTTTCCGGCAGTCTTCGAATTAAATGTTTGGGGTCCAGGCTTTGAGGGTTTAATGTGGCTTCAACCGCTACTTTCTCGCAGCTTTCCGCCAAAGCCTCCAAAAAGTCTATTGGTGCGTCGCCCAAAGTTTTGTAGGAAACTCCTGAAACGTGAGCGGATTCCACTGGAATGAGCCTCGAAGCGCCGAAAAGCTCACCCAGCTTAACCAAAATTTTCATGCAAACTTGTTTTGCCCATCCATATTCGCCGTCATAGATGCGTTCTTCCTCCCGATTCAAATACACTCGCTAGCCCTCCGCTTTCGTGGATCTTGAAACTTTAACTATGCCACTGTAGGCATCTGCCTCGATTAAGTCGCCAGTTCTTATCTGGCTTAAGTCCACCTGATCTATCATGGGAATGCTGGCAATAACTGCGCCGACAACAACCACGGGATCTGCCCTACGGTTTATTATGGCCTTTGGCGCCAGCCCATTTTTCGCTAAAGAATACAGCACATAACTGCCAACCGTTGAGCCATGCCCGTGGGGAAAACACAGAACCTTGTCCTTTATGCACTCGCCATAAAGATCATGTCGCTTCTCAATTATCTTTCCTGTAGCAGGGTCCACGTCACCCAGGAAGCTTATGGGTTTTGTGGAAACCAAAGCTTCTCCAATGCATTTTCCCTCAACGATCCCGCGTCCGCGCAAAATTATTTGGTGTGTCATCCATTAAACCCTAGTAGGATATTTTGGCTGATGAGGGGATTTCGCCTAAAACTCTTGAGGCGGCATCCGCCACTCTTGCACGGTTTTTCTCGTCTGTGTAGACCCTTAGAATGTTTATGAAACCCTTTAGAACTTCGAATATTCCGGAGATTTCGCTTAGCCGCTTAACCTCCTTTCTGCCGTCTCTTGTTTTGCTGAACACTGGAATTTCCATGGGTTCCATGAACATGGACTGGTTATAGGGCACGCTTGGCACCGTTGGCACATCAATAACTATGGCTTCTGGCTCCACGTCGGCTTTTTTCGCAATTTTGTCCCTTATCTGGTTGCGGAACTCCTCGGCGCTGAAAATGTTTGAAACAGTTTTGTCCCTAACGTAGAAAGTTTGCTCATAAGCGCATTTCAGCATCCTGCGTCTCTCTAAATCCTTGATTATTTGGCTTGACCTCTTGCAGCTTTTAAGCATGGTCCAAACCGTGTAGTCGTCCATGGCTAAATATTCCTCAGGTGTTTTGAAGGCAGACAAGCCTAGCTCCTCGTCCGCCTTTTCAAGGGCTGTTGCCAACATTATTTGGGCAGCCCTGCCAACGCGATGGAAGTATATGCTTTTGAAGGATTCAATTCGGGCTATTATGAAGGACTCTAAAGTTGAAAGCGCGCCAATATCCACGGCTAAATTGCCATCTAAAACGTCGAAGGTGTGGATTAAACGGAAGATATCCACAAAACCGTACTCGGCGCCAGTGTGGTATGTATCTCTTACAACGAAGTCGAGCTTGTCCACGTCTATGTAGCTTCTAATTATCTGGTTTAGGAAAGCCTTTGAACCCGCTGGAAGGGAGCCCGCAGCCATTTCTGCAATGTATTCTGGGCTATGTCCAAGCTTGCTTAGGACATCTTTGAGTTCGCTGTTCTTAATGATCCACATGGTCATGTCCTCATGTGTTTTGTTAAGCTTCTTTGTCAGCAGATGCTCAAACACATGGGAGAATGGTCCATGTCCCACGTCGTGGAGTAATCCAGCAATCCGCACAGCCTCCACGTCTTCCTCGCTTACTATCTGGGAAATGTTTGGGTTTTCAACAACTCTACCCGCCAAGTACATGACGCCTACAGAATGCTCAAAGCGCGTGTGGTTTGCCCCGGGATAAACATATTCCGCGCCCGCCAGCTGCCTCAGCCTTCGAAGCCTCTGCACGGGATAGGAGTCTATGACCTCTTTTTCTCGCTCTGTTATGTAGACGTATCCGTAAACGGGATCTTTTATCTCGCCCCAATAGGTTCTAGGCATGGTACGTTCTCCATATGCTAATCAGCAATTATTAATTGGTGTTCCCTTTATAATGTGTAATGCTTGCGGAGGATAAACATTGAATAGGAGAGGGTTCTTCATCTGCATTGAGGGCTTGGATGGATGTGGGAAAACAACTCAGGCAAGGCTTCTGGTGAAAGCCCTCAGAAAAAGGGGTTATGATGCCATCTACACGGCTGAACCGAGCCGCGGAAAAATCGGCAAGTTCATTAAAAGGTACTGTTTGCATGGAGAAAGGAGGGTTTCAACAATTGTGGAGGCTTTGCTTTTCGCTGCCGACCGCTATGAGCATGTAGAAAACGAAATAATCCCGGCTCTAGAGCAGGGAAAAATAGTGGTTTCAGACCGATACGTCTATTCTTCTCTTGCTTATCAAGGAGCTGCTGGCTTAAGCCTCGACTGGATTAGAAGGATAAATCAGCACGCGGTTACGCCGGACCTGGCTATTTATTTGGACGTTGAGCCGGAAACGGTGATCAAGAGGCTTAAACCCGAGAGGTCGGTTATGGAAAACCTTGAAACTCAACGAAAAGTTCGGGAGGTTTACACGAAACTAGTCGAGGAAGGGGAACTAGTCAAAGTGAATGGAAACTTGACGAAAGAGGAAGTTGCAAAAGAAATCCTACGCTTGGTTTTGGAAAGTTTAAAGGAAGTTAAATAGCCCGCAATACTTTTCTCGGAAAAAGATCATTAACCCTGTTTACAATTAGGTTAATCAAGTCTTCCGGCGAGATATGTCTCGGCCCCCTTTCATGGAACACTTGCACTTCCAAGATATTGACGTTGAAGGCGAGTCGAAGCATGTAGTAGTCGAATTTTAATGGCTTGTTTTTGTCCCCTCTTTGTTTGTAGTACCGTACTGCACAGAAGAAATCCATCACCTCCAAGGGCGCTTCCCCGATTATTTCTAGGGCTTTTTGCACTTCCTCCTGGTTCAAGTAATTGAAGGTTTCACTTTCCGCTATGCCAAACTCGAAAATAACCATGCACTCGGGAATTGATGGGTTCGCTATTGTCTCTAGGCTTAAGCCTTCATTGTTGAGCCTATGCAAGGCTTGTATTATGGCCTGCTGCAGCCTTTTTCTGGAGGCAGTGCTAGTTAACCGTTTGACCTCGTGCACGTGAACTGGAAAGTTTTTATAGAAACCAAACATTGAGGGCTCATCCAGAGCTTCTAAATTTTTCTCGTCCTTCTAACTTTTTCCAAATTTTCTAGAAGCCCAGAGAGAGCTGTGCTGAGTTTTTGAAGCTCTTCCGCGTTTGTCTCTTTCAGCATTCTCTCTTGAATTTCCTGAATTTTGGAAAGCAATGTTGCCTCTAGAGCTTCGAGGCTTAAGGCACCTGCTATTTTTGCCACTTCCGCATCCTCCTTGACAATTATGACTTTCTTTTCACATTTAGCACACCACAAGTCGCCATTTTTAAGTTTGAAGATAGGTGAGGCACACGCTGGACAAGCGAGCTCCGTTAGTGTTGAACCTTGACGGAGCAGGTCAGCCATGCGTTTAATGCACTCCTCATCGTTGGGTTTGATTTTCTGCGACATTGACGTGCCTCCAATTATGGATAGGTATAAAAGCCTATATAACTTGATTACTTGAATATCTCAATTTGGTGCGTGGCTGGCATGGTGAGAAAAAAGAAGATTGAGGAGTATGAGGAGCGAATTAAGCAGGCTTTAGCCGTTTTAGCTGAGGTTTCAGAGGATACAACCACCCCACGCAACATAAGAAGGGCGGCTAAGGATTCAATAGACGCCCTACAGACAACAGAATTCACACCAGCCGTGAGAGCTTCGAACGCCATATCCATCTTAGATGAGATCCTTCAAGACCCAAACATGCCGCCCTACACGAGGGTAAAACTCTGGAACGTCATGAGCATTCTCGAAGCCATAAAAGACTAATCATGGTTATGCACAAATGCCTAGAGAGAACAGTCCCACAAAGCCCTTGCGAGTAAAATGTAGGGCTTATTCTCAAGAGCTTACTTTAGGGTGAAAATCATAATGAAGATTTTCCATTATAGCGAGGTTAAAGCTGAGGAAGCCCGAGAGGAAGGAGCCTCAAAATTGAAGGTTAGATGGCTTATTACGAGGCAAACGGGTGCTCCAAACTTTGCCATGAGGCTTTTCGAGCTGGAGCCAGGTGGGCACAGTCCATTACATGCTCATCCATGGGAACATGAAGTGTTCATCCTCGAAGGCGAAGGCACAGTTGTGGGTTCAGAAGGTGAAAGAAGGTTTAAACCCGGCGACGTTATTTTTGTTCCTCCAAACGAGGTGCACCAATTTAGGAACGATGGACAGCAAACTGTAAAGTTTCTCTGTCTAGTGCCTTTTCACTAAACTAATTTTCTTCGATGTTTCTTGGATTCGCTAAAGATATATGCTGGTTATAACATCTTGTTTTGGGCTTCAAGAGGTACAGAGCCTTGAAATATGATGTAATAATCGTTGGAGCTGGTCCTGCTGGAATATTCTCAGCCCTTGAACTTGTCGGTAAGTCCGCCCTCCACATTCTAATGCTTGACAAGGGTCCAGACCTTGAGCAGAGGAAATGCCCGGCAAGTAGAGGCTTCGGCTGTGTGAAATGCGACCCTTGTGGGCTTCTATGCGGCTGGGGTGGGGCTGGAGCTTTCAGCGATGGCAAACTAACCATATCCACGGAAGTCGGAGGCTGGTTGAACCAATACATTTCAGAGAAAGAGTTGTCCGAGCTAATAAATTACGTGGACGATGTTTACATCCAATTCGGGGCGCCAAACCACGTATACGGCGGCGACTTAGAAAAAGTTGAGGAAATCGAGCGGAAAGCCTCCCTGGCCGGGTTAAAGCTTATACCACAAAAAATCAGGCACATGGGGACGGAGAGGTGCGCTCAAACACTTCGGAAAATGCGGCAGGAACTTGAAGGCAAAGTTGAAATAAAAATGAGAAAGGACGTCAAAGGGCTTCTCGTGAAAAACGGCGTTGTGGAAGGTGTTGAAACAGTTGACGGTGAAAAGTTTTTCGGAAAATACGTGATAGTGGCGCCTGGAAGAGGAGGCGCTGAATGGCTTCAAACAGAAGCTCAGGCTTTGGGTTTAAAAACTCTAAACAACCCGGTGGATGTGGGTGTTAGGGTTGAGGTTCTAGCCGCGGTTATGGAGGAATTGACGGATGTCCTTTACGAGCCGAAGTTCGTTTACTACTCAAAGTTCTTTGACGATCAGGTCCGGACTTTCTGTGTTGCCCCCTACGGCGAAGTAATAGCAGAATCATATGACGGCGTTTTAACAGTGAATGGGCAAAGCTACGCCGAAAGAAAAACAGAGAACACGAACTTCGCAATTCTCGTCAGCACATCCTTTACGGAGCCATTCAAGGATCCAATAGCCTATGGAAAGTATTTGGCGAGGCTCTCAAATCTTTTGAGCGGGGGCATCCTCGTGCAACGTCTAGGCGACCTGGAGGCTGGAAGGCGCTCCACACCAGATAGA
This region includes:
- a CDS encoding DUF126 domain-containing protein translates to MTHQIILRGRGIVEGKCIGEALVSTKPISFLGDVDPATGKIIEKRHDLYGECIKDKVLCFPHGHGSTVGSYVLYSLAKNGLAPKAIINRRADPVVVVGAVIASIPMIDQVDLSQIRTGDLIEADAYSGIVKVSRSTKAEG
- a CDS encoding HD domain-containing protein — its product is MPRTYWGEIKDPVYGYVYITEREKEVIDSYPVQRLRRLRQLAGAEYVYPGANHTRFEHSVGVMYLAGRVVENPNISQIVSEEDVEAVRIAGLLHDVGHGPFSHVFEHLLTKKLNKTHEDMTMWIIKNSELKDVLSKLGHSPEYIAEMAAGSLPAGSKAFLNQIIRSYIDVDKLDFVVRDTYHTGAEYGFVDIFRLIHTFDVLDGNLAVDIGALSTLESFIIARIESFKSIYFHRVGRAAQIMLATALEKADEELGLSAFKTPEEYLAMDDYTVWTMLKSCKRSSQIIKDLERRRMLKCAYEQTFYVRDKTVSNIFSAEEFRNQIRDKIAKKADVEPEAIVIDVPTVPSVPYNQSMFMEPMEIPVFSKTRDGRKEVKRLSEISGIFEVLKGFINILRVYTDEKNRARVADAASRVLGEIPSSAKISY
- the tmk gene encoding dTMP kinase, producing the protein MNRRGFFICIEGLDGCGKTTQARLLVKALRKRGYDAIYTAEPSRGKIGKFIKRYCLHGERRVSTIVEALLFAADRYEHVENEIIPALEQGKIVVSDRYVYSSLAYQGAAGLSLDWIRRINQHAVTPDLAIYLDVEPETVIKRLKPERSVMENLETQRKVREVYTKLVEEGELVKVNGNLTKEEVAKEILRLVLESLKEVK
- a CDS encoding Sjogren's syndrome/scleroderma autoantigen 1 family protein produces the protein MSQKIKPNDEECIKRMADLLRQGSTLTELACPACASPIFKLKNGDLWCAKCEKKVIIVKEDAEVAKIAGALSLEALEATLLSKIQEIQERMLKETNAEELQKLSTALSGLLENLEKVRRTRKI
- a CDS encoding UPF0147 family protein: MVRKKKIEEYEERIKQALAVLAEVSEDTTTPRNIRRAAKDSIDALQTTEFTPAVRASNAISILDEILQDPNMPPYTRVKLWNVMSILEAIKD
- a CDS encoding cupin domain-containing protein, producing the protein MKIFHYSEVKAEEAREEGASKLKVRWLITRQTGAPNFAMRLFELEPGGHSPLHAHPWEHEVFILEGEGTVVGSEGERRFKPGDVIFVPPNEVHQFRNDGQQTVKFLCLVPFH
- a CDS encoding NAD(P)/FAD-dependent oxidoreductase, with the translated sequence MKYDVIIVGAGPAGIFSALELVGKSALHILMLDKGPDLEQRKCPASRGFGCVKCDPCGLLCGWGGAGAFSDGKLTISTEVGGWLNQYISEKELSELINYVDDVYIQFGAPNHVYGGDLEKVEEIERKASLAGLKLIPQKIRHMGTERCAQTLRKMRQELEGKVEIKMRKDVKGLLVKNGVVEGVETVDGEKFFGKYVIVAPGRGGAEWLQTEAQALGLKTLNNPVDVGVRVEVLAAVMEELTDVLYEPKFVYYSKFFDDQVRTFCVAPYGEVIAESYDGVLTVNGQSYAERKTENTNFAILVSTSFTEPFKDPIAYGKYLARLSNLLSGGILVQRLGDLEAGRRSTPDRIARSIVTPTLKNATPGDLSFVLPYRYLADIREMLEALDKIAPGIHSRDTLLYGVEVKFYSSRLELSNSLETKIRNLFTIGDGAGVTRGLIQASASGVIVAREILRREKAKVRGNVNS